One window from the genome of Rariglobus hedericola encodes:
- a CDS encoding glycoside hydrolase family 125 protein, whose amino-acid sequence MSPFVSQRLPAAQRSFVSDSVESLIKSVSASIADPELAWLFANCLPNTLDTTIDHRIDADGRPDTYVITGDIAAMWLRDSAAQVWPYLPLTHTDPAMRTLIAGVINRQADGILLDPYANAFYRDPVFGKHQDDRTEMKPGVHERKWELDSLAYFFRLSHGYWAATDDTAPFDEKWRRAVAAAFALLRVERASGEEAGAVRSPYSFVREGRVWESLPCDGYGLPSRNCGLIRTGFRPSDDLVAFPFLVPANAMMAVALNHLAYLLAVLHCDALATEAHAFSAGITESLEKHAVVQHPVHGEIWAYEVDGLGGVNLMDDANIPSLISLPYLGFCAKDDPRYLRTRAFLLSTANPQYVDGKAAAGIGGPHTGPGTIWPMALTMQALTATEDAEILKCLRYLKTTHAGTGFMHESFKKDDAAQFTRKWFAWANTLFGELIVTLHHQRPHLLKADLS is encoded by the coding sequence ATGTCCCCCTTCGTCTCCCAACGCCTTCCCGCCGCACAACGCAGCTTCGTCAGTGATTCCGTCGAATCACTTATCAAGAGCGTCTCCGCATCGATCGCCGATCCCGAGCTCGCGTGGCTCTTCGCGAACTGCCTGCCCAACACGCTCGACACCACCATCGATCACCGCATCGACGCCGACGGCCGTCCCGACACCTACGTCATCACCGGCGACATCGCCGCCATGTGGCTCCGCGATTCCGCCGCACAGGTCTGGCCCTATCTTCCGCTCACGCACACCGACCCGGCTATGCGCACACTGATCGCCGGTGTCATCAATCGCCAGGCCGACGGCATCCTGCTCGACCCTTATGCCAACGCCTTTTACCGCGACCCCGTCTTCGGAAAACATCAGGATGACCGCACCGAGATGAAGCCCGGCGTCCACGAACGCAAATGGGAGCTCGACAGCCTCGCCTACTTTTTCCGCCTCTCGCACGGCTACTGGGCCGCCACCGACGACACCGCGCCGTTTGATGAAAAATGGCGGCGCGCCGTCGCCGCCGCGTTTGCACTGCTTCGCGTGGAGCGCGCCTCGGGCGAAGAAGCCGGCGCCGTGCGCTCACCTTATTCCTTCGTGCGCGAAGGACGCGTCTGGGAATCGCTGCCCTGCGATGGCTACGGCCTTCCCAGTCGCAACTGCGGGCTCATCCGCACCGGCTTCCGTCCGTCCGACGACCTGGTTGCCTTCCCGTTCCTCGTTCCGGCCAACGCCATGATGGCTGTCGCGCTCAACCATCTCGCCTACCTGCTCGCCGTCCTCCACTGCGATGCACTCGCCACCGAAGCGCATGCGTTTTCCGCCGGCATCACCGAATCGCTCGAGAAACACGCCGTCGTCCAACATCCGGTCCATGGCGAAATCTGGGCCTACGAAGTCGACGGGCTCGGCGGCGTGAACCTCATGGATGACGCGAACATCCCTTCGCTCATCTCCCTGCCCTACCTCGGATTTTGCGCCAAGGACGATCCCCGCTACCTGCGCACGCGCGCCTTTCTCCTGAGCACGGCAAATCCGCAATACGTGGACGGCAAGGCCGCCGCCGGTATTGGCGGACCGCATACAGGCCCCGGCACGATCTGGCCGATGGCGCTGACCATGCAGGCCCTCACGGCCACAGAGGACGCCGAGATCCTCAAGTGCCTGCGCTATCTGAAGACCACGCACGCCGGCACCGGCTTCATGCACGAATCCTTCAAGAAGGACGATGCCGCCCAATTCACGAGAAAATGGTTCGCCTGGGCCAACACCCTCTTCGGCGAACTCATCGTCACTCTGCATCACCAACGCCCGCATCTGCTAAAAGCTGATCTGTCATGA
- a CDS encoding glycoside hydrolase family 5 protein, whose product MNTQIKPPLRRRPLSGFLFATLVAPLVALSSATAATYYQSVNQNGAGSWDILSSWNTAADGTGTAPVSINSADDYVCNGTAWVLRTPGPASTFGGKTLTLGPKTHSLLVKSGAALSTIPNLVTQNGTALKSGSNTSTLTITSYLNVSGTTLIANGTGTNNLFPLTIGTLTGAGNFNLTGGATATLKLTITDATSYTGKITLTTGKLEFLNAMSSGGALVVTTASDVILNQTVTFTGLTVAGVVKTPGTYTAASLGFTGTGSIVVRTPATWYLTTSQTGAQDWTVAYKTQWNTNTSGTGATAPSINIVDTYSVSVGSNVLRTPATSSTFTGGTLSLAGSGKLLLLGTGTAISSATKMVSTGGTIEAGTAVRNLDVDTYSRPSGTTTLSTGAGGVLNLFVGDLSGPGNFSVSGAGQFTPRIDHGNAYTGTFTVNSGATLAVQTKLASSGRLTVNTGGNVILNDWIYVTGLTVNGSVKPAGVHTAASLGFSGTGSVAVFNRDLSGPPQLFGVNFAGAEFSGFAFWQTNAAMWDYYKNKGLTLIRIPIKWERVQSVAFGAVDFTNLDALVALANARDMKIMWDLHNYNSYSGNQVGSAAVPYTALADLWTKIADRYKNEPSTYGYDLMNEPSGTLENWSAAAQVTVDAIRKVDQRNYVIVEGMSYSSANRWPNVSGSLDIKDPVGRLIYSAHSYWDYQSNPYASPAYFGSDGNYRSDDVPNPNSGINHVAPFVAWLQTRPYAHGNIGEFCVPNNYYQAGWNEALDNFLAYARDNNLSTNYWAAGNNWTTSSTVCQPQPFPGTDKPQMAVLEAYNNFDTWTNQDIGTVITAGNASYAGGTFTVQGAGWDIWNTADSFHFVHQPVSGDCTITARIVSRSATPANSVTGVMIRESLAADSKHALMSLTTNGWVDLGYRLTTAGGSGHSGGVSGITLPYWVRLVRSGNTFKGYRAADVGGAPASWVQHGATQTITMTAPTIYIGLPVCGKSGGTLSTATIDNVTVTTP is encoded by the coding sequence ATGAATACCCAAATAAAACCCCCTCTTCGTCGCCGGCCTTTGTCCGGCTTCTTGTTCGCCACCCTCGTCGCTCCGCTGGTCGCTTTATCCTCTGCAACCGCCGCGACCTATTACCAGTCGGTCAACCAAAACGGTGCCGGCAGCTGGGACATTCTCAGTTCCTGGAACACCGCCGCCGATGGCACGGGCACGGCTCCCGTGTCGATCAACAGCGCGGACGATTATGTCTGCAACGGCACCGCCTGGGTTCTCCGCACGCCTGGCCCGGCTTCCACGTTTGGCGGAAAGACCCTCACGCTCGGACCAAAGACCCATTCGCTGCTGGTGAAGAGTGGCGCGGCCCTTTCTACCATCCCCAATCTGGTCACCCAGAACGGCACCGCCCTCAAGAGCGGCTCGAACACCAGCACGCTGACCATCACGTCCTACCTGAATGTTTCCGGCACGACGTTGATCGCCAACGGAACCGGCACGAACAACCTCTTCCCGCTCACCATCGGCACGCTCACCGGCGCGGGAAATTTCAACCTCACTGGCGGCGCCACCGCCACGCTTAAACTCACGATCACCGACGCCACCAGCTACACCGGCAAGATCACGCTCACCACCGGAAAACTGGAATTCCTCAACGCGATGTCTTCCGGCGGCGCACTCGTCGTGACCACCGCGTCTGATGTCATTCTCAACCAGACGGTCACCTTCACCGGCCTGACCGTCGCCGGCGTCGTCAAGACCCCGGGCACTTACACGGCGGCTTCGCTGGGCTTCACCGGCACCGGCAGCATCGTCGTCCGCACGCCCGCGACTTGGTATCTCACCACCAGCCAGACGGGTGCGCAGGATTGGACGGTCGCCTACAAGACCCAATGGAACACCAACACCTCCGGCACCGGCGCGACCGCGCCGTCGATTAACATTGTCGACACGTATTCCGTCAGCGTCGGCAGCAACGTGCTGCGCACGCCCGCCACCAGTTCGACCTTCACGGGCGGCACGTTGAGCCTGGCCGGCTCGGGCAAGCTTCTTCTTCTTGGCACCGGCACCGCCATCAGCTCCGCAACAAAAATGGTCTCCACCGGAGGCACCATTGAAGCCGGCACCGCCGTGCGTAACCTCGATGTGGATACGTATTCGCGGCCTTCCGGAACCACCACGCTCTCCACCGGCGCCGGCGGCGTGTTGAACCTGTTCGTCGGCGATCTCTCCGGCCCGGGCAATTTCAGCGTGAGCGGAGCCGGCCAGTTCACTCCACGGATCGACCATGGCAACGCCTACACCGGCACGTTCACCGTCAATTCCGGCGCCACCCTTGCCGTGCAGACCAAGTTAGCCAGCTCCGGCCGTCTCACCGTCAACACCGGCGGCAATGTCATTCTCAATGACTGGATCTACGTCACCGGCCTCACCGTCAACGGCTCCGTCAAACCCGCCGGCGTGCATACCGCCGCCAGCCTCGGCTTCTCCGGCACCGGCAGCGTGGCGGTTTTCAACCGTGATCTCTCCGGCCCTCCGCAACTGTTCGGCGTCAACTTCGCCGGCGCGGAGTTCAGCGGCTTCGCCTTCTGGCAGACCAACGCCGCCATGTGGGACTATTACAAAAACAAAGGCCTCACCCTCATCCGCATTCCCATCAAGTGGGAGCGCGTGCAGTCCGTCGCTTTCGGGGCGGTGGACTTCACCAACCTCGACGCCTTGGTCGCCTTGGCGAACGCCCGTGACATGAAAATCATGTGGGATCTGCACAACTACAATAGTTACAGCGGCAACCAGGTTGGCTCCGCCGCCGTGCCTTACACCGCCTTGGCCGACCTCTGGACCAAGATCGCCGACCGCTACAAAAACGAACCGAGCACTTATGGCTACGACCTCATGAACGAGCCGTCCGGCACGCTCGAAAACTGGTCCGCCGCCGCGCAGGTCACGGTCGACGCCATTCGCAAGGTTGACCAGCGCAACTACGTCATCGTCGAGGGTATGTCCTACTCCAGCGCCAACCGCTGGCCCAACGTTAGCGGCTCGCTCGACATCAAGGATCCCGTCGGCCGCCTGATCTATTCCGCGCACTCCTACTGGGATTATCAGAGCAACCCTTACGCGTCCCCGGCCTACTTCGGCTCCGACGGCAACTATCGCTCCGACGACGTGCCCAATCCCAACTCCGGCATCAATCACGTCGCCCCGTTCGTCGCCTGGCTGCAAACCCGCCCCTACGCCCACGGCAACATCGGCGAGTTCTGCGTGCCCAATAATTATTACCAAGCCGGCTGGAACGAGGCCTTGGACAACTTCCTCGCCTACGCCCGCGACAACAACCTGAGCACCAATTATTGGGCCGCCGGCAACAACTGGACCACCAGCTCCACCGTCTGCCAGCCCCAGCCGTTCCCCGGCACCGACAAACCCCAGATGGCCGTGCTCGAAGCCTACAACAACTTCGACACGTGGACCAACCAGGACATCGGCACCGTCATCACCGCAGGCAACGCCTCGTATGCGGGCGGCACGTTTACCGTCCAGGGGGCGGGCTGGGACATCTGGAACACGGCGGATTCGTTTCACTTCGTTCATCAACCCGTGTCCGGCGATTGCACCATTACCGCCCGGATTGTTTCCCGCTCGGCCACGCCCGCCAATTCGGTGACCGGCGTGATGATTCGTGAATCGCTCGCGGCAGACTCGAAGCATGCCCTCATGAGCCTCACCACCAACGGCTGGGTGGACCTCGGCTACCGGCTGACCACCGCAGGCGGCAGCGGGCACTCCGGCGGCGTCTCCGGCATCACGCTCCCCTATTGGGTTCGCCTCGTGCGCAGCGGCAACACCTTCAAAGGCTACCGCGCGGCCGATGTCGGCGGCGCACCCGCCAGCTGGGTTCAGCATGGCGCGACCCAGACTATTACCATGACCGCACCGACCATCTACATCGGCCTGCCTGTATGCGGCAAATCCGGCGGCACATTGAGCACGGCCACCATCGACAACGTAACCGTGACGACACCGTGA
- a CDS encoding GH1 family beta-glucosidase, with protein MSSTASLPASPQSFPSGFLWGSATAAYQIEGAAREDGKGLSIWDTFCTREGKIEGGQSGAIACAHYHRWPEDVALMRDTSLQSYRFSLSWPRILPDGTNGRINEAGLAFYDRLVDSLLAAGIQPLVTLFHWDFPQALYERGGWLNRDSAAWFSDYAAVVVKRLGDRVNRWCTHNEAGNVGALGHHLGIHAPGVSLTHRDYFRLVHHMNLAHGLAVGVLREGTRGPARIGQAFNHNVDIPRSSSPADIAAAQAVAFAFPNEKPWSSHLWVDPLFTGDYSPEVRAFYGDIVDDTVRADDLRILSAPMDYFGWNYYMDWSQPQRADGKPLTMMKWQMQPEGLYWGPKTLTERYRLPVQILENGLASMDWVTTGGDVPDHFRIDHLRRHLRELRRSIADGAHVEAFYYWSFLDNFEWAHGYHPRFGLVHVDYETQKRTPKASAAFYADVIRTHGAHL; from the coding sequence ATGAGTTCAACCGCCTCGCTCCCTGCATCACCTCAATCATTTCCGTCCGGTTTCCTGTGGGGCTCCGCCACCGCCGCCTACCAGATCGAGGGCGCCGCCCGCGAAGACGGCAAAGGCCTGTCCATCTGGGACACGTTCTGCACCCGCGAGGGCAAGATCGAGGGCGGCCAATCCGGCGCCATCGCCTGCGCCCACTATCACCGCTGGCCCGAAGACGTCGCCCTCATGCGCGACACCAGCCTGCAATCCTACCGCTTTTCCCTCTCATGGCCGCGCATCCTGCCCGACGGCACCAACGGCCGCATCAACGAAGCCGGTCTCGCCTTCTACGACCGCCTCGTGGATTCGCTGCTCGCCGCAGGTATTCAACCTTTGGTGACGCTATTCCACTGGGACTTTCCGCAGGCCCTGTATGAACGCGGCGGCTGGCTCAACCGCGACAGCGCCGCGTGGTTCTCCGACTACGCCGCCGTCGTCGTCAAACGCCTCGGCGACCGCGTCAACCGCTGGTGCACGCACAACGAGGCCGGCAACGTCGGCGCGCTCGGCCATCACCTCGGCATCCACGCGCCCGGCGTCAGCCTCACCCACCGCGATTATTTCCGCTTGGTCCACCATATGAATCTCGCCCACGGCCTCGCCGTCGGCGTGCTCCGTGAGGGCACTCGCGGCCCCGCCCGCATCGGCCAGGCGTTCAACCACAACGTGGACATCCCGCGCTCGTCCTCGCCCGCCGACATCGCCGCCGCCCAAGCCGTCGCCTTCGCGTTCCCCAACGAAAAACCGTGGTCCTCTCATCTCTGGGTCGATCCGCTTTTCACCGGCGACTACAGCCCCGAGGTCCGAGCCTTCTATGGCGACATCGTTGACGACACCGTGCGCGCCGACGACCTCCGCATCCTGTCCGCGCCGATGGACTACTTCGGCTGGAATTACTATATGGACTGGTCGCAGCCGCAGCGCGCCGACGGCAAACCTCTCACCATGATGAAATGGCAAATGCAGCCGGAGGGCCTGTATTGGGGCCCCAAAACCCTCACCGAACGCTACCGCCTGCCCGTGCAAATTCTGGAAAACGGCCTCGCCTCCATGGACTGGGTCACGACCGGCGGCGACGTGCCCGACCACTTCCGCATCGATCACCTGCGCCGGCACCTGCGCGAGCTGCGCCGGTCCATCGCCGACGGCGCCCATGTCGAGGCGTTCTACTACTGGTCGTTCCTCGATAACTTCGAATGGGCGCACGGCTACCACCCGCGCTTCGGCCTCGTCCACGTGGACTACGAAACCCAGAAGCGAACCCCCAAAGCCTCCGCCGCCTTTTACGCCGACGTGATCCGCACCCACGGAGCCCATCTGTAA
- a CDS encoding LacI family DNA-binding transcriptional regulator yields the protein MKEVAAAAGVSAATVSRALGMDPQIPVETRERIQKIAAQLGYRPDPLLSAFARRRRGNTLGSDITTLAYITNFQTSDEWTRNPFYAPMFKGAADQALRNGYKLEHFWLREPGMTGERLSRILHNRGIAGLVVAPTPIARSRLSMDWAKFSCVTIGYSLLRPDLHRTTPHHFHAILIASRKLWRLGYTRIGLCLYASTSPRVDDLWLAGALLTQKHNPAAALKVFLFDDDTRARIPEWARAERLEVVLSDNTQALHELRRGGIRAPGEIDFATLNWSKTECEIAGIDQRPDSIGAAAIDLLIAQIQRDERGIPAMPITSMVEGTWINGPSLSKKARQA from the coding sequence ATGAAAGAGGTCGCAGCGGCCGCCGGTGTCTCCGCCGCCACCGTCTCCCGCGCCCTCGGCATGGATCCGCAGATTCCCGTAGAGACCCGAGAACGTATCCAGAAAATCGCAGCCCAGCTCGGTTACCGCCCCGACCCGCTCCTCTCGGCCTTTGCCCGCCGTCGTCGCGGCAACACCTTGGGATCCGACATCACCACGCTGGCTTATATCACCAACTTTCAAACGTCGGATGAATGGACCCGAAACCCGTTCTACGCCCCGATGTTCAAAGGCGCCGCCGACCAGGCCCTGCGCAACGGTTACAAGCTGGAACACTTCTGGCTGCGCGAACCCGGCATGACCGGCGAACGCCTCAGCCGCATCCTGCATAATCGCGGCATAGCCGGACTGGTTGTCGCGCCCACCCCCATTGCCCGCAGCCGGCTTAGCATGGACTGGGCAAAATTCAGCTGCGTTACCATCGGCTACTCGCTGCTGCGGCCCGATCTTCATCGCACCACTCCGCACCACTTTCACGCCATTCTCATCGCCAGCCGCAAACTCTGGCGGCTCGGTTACACCCGCATCGGCCTGTGTCTTTACGCCAGCACCAGCCCGCGCGTGGACGACCTCTGGCTAGCCGGTGCGTTGCTCACTCAAAAACATAATCCCGCGGCCGCGCTGAAAGTCTTCCTCTTTGACGACGACACCCGGGCGCGCATCCCCGAATGGGCGCGCGCCGAACGATTGGAAGTCGTGCTCAGCGACAACACGCAGGCATTGCACGAACTCCGCCGCGGCGGCATCCGGGCCCCGGGCGAAATTGATTTCGCCACGCTCAACTGGAGTAAAACCGAATGCGAGATCGCCGGCATCGACCAACGACCCGACTCAATTGGTGCAGCCGCCATCGACCTGCTCATCGCGCAAATCCAACGCGATGAACGCGGCATCCCCGCCATGCCAATCACTTCCATGGTCGAAGGCACGTGGATCAATGGCCCCAGCCTCTCCAAAAAAGCCCGGCAGGCCTAG
- a CDS encoding DUF1559 domain-containing protein — protein sequence MKSTPLLSPIRTHRHTAAFTLIELLTVIAIIGVLASIIIPVIGRVRESAKSSRCTNNLRQIGLAIQTYSSEHKGSLPATGFFGVSSYYNRDARNFQNSLLTYLDLKPASTWSTAVDQSTYSPIFECPSYKGTTGGKGYVLHNANTTGDPAKDINDTTVQPWGFIQDAAGTNISPAPQKVANMPAKVWAIRDLDAGSLDGSHPGYQNHLYFDWHIGRVVVSN from the coding sequence ATGAAATCCACCCCCTTGCTTTCCCCCATTCGCACCCACCGGCACACCGCTGCTTTCACCCTGATCGAACTGCTCACTGTCATCGCGATCATCGGCGTGCTCGCTTCGATCATCATCCCCGTGATTGGTCGCGTGCGCGAGTCGGCTAAGAGTTCCCGATGCACGAACAATCTGCGTCAGATCGGCCTGGCGATCCAAACCTACTCTAGCGAACACAAGGGCTCTTTGCCCGCCACCGGCTTCTTTGGCGTGTCGTCCTACTACAATCGCGACGCACGGAATTTCCAAAACTCGCTGCTCACCTATCTGGATCTTAAGCCGGCATCGACTTGGTCCACGGCGGTTGATCAGAGCACCTACTCGCCGATTTTTGAATGCCCCAGCTACAAGGGAACGACCGGCGGCAAAGGCTACGTTCTCCACAACGCCAACACCACGGGCGATCCGGCCAAGGACATCAATGACACCACCGTCCAGCCCTGGGGTTTCATCCAGGACGCCGCCGGCACCAACATTTCTCCCGCTCCGCAAAAAGTCGCCAACATGCCCGCGAAAGTTTGGGCCATCCGCGACCTCGACGCCGGCTCCTTGGACGGCAGCCACCCCGGCTACCAAAACCACCTCTACTTCGACTGGCACATCGGCCGTGTCGTCGTGAGCAACTGA
- a CDS encoding beta strand repeat-containing protein, with translation MKTSFMRATRKALLSFCASALCLSPLSAATLYWDTDSVATGVGGTGNWNTGNLFWNDASTGAGIVSGWSNANRDTADFRGTAGTVTVASGIAAGAINFNTAGYTLSGADITLGRASGTGNVTVLNYAAGTGTNTVSSNIILDDVGTAGTAANYTFNNSGTGALTLNGNLTLNYSSGTPAGNKVVVFQTGNSGASITLNGNIAQGANGGASSLWNVTYGQGGSSQSNAQAINGTFYVNGNNTYGRGTTINGGTVIATNNNAFGSGTITFGSSGARGDMKLLTDGDLTITNAISVSGASTSQTYIGGNTAHDTTFSGAINLNAFGTNGTPGVISTPDPILTAATGGRVNFSGALNATSGIPRGIVKKGAGIVALSNATGNAYKGYTKVDEGTLLLMNTSGSATGDASQLAPGTAAVIVAGGAQLGGTGFSTTLVSATAANSVFTPGDMTKAGVSSIGTLNLTGGLTAANGATFNFDVNGASVDAVNFGTGAVSMGGTATFNFTSLGSVLTGTDYSLFLGSGDWTSISSTFIFNGPAGFTVSSNNFDAANHILTVQFSAIPEPSTYAIFAGASCLLLVVGRRNRRSA, from the coding sequence ATGAAGACTTCGTTTATGCGCGCCACTCGCAAAGCCCTGCTGTCATTCTGCGCTTCGGCCCTGTGCCTTAGCCCGCTCTCCGCCGCTACTCTTTATTGGGACACCGACTCGGTTGCTACTGGTGTCGGTGGCACCGGCAATTGGAACACAGGCAATCTTTTTTGGAACGACGCCTCGACCGGTGCAGGGATTGTATCCGGCTGGAGCAATGCCAACCGCGATACTGCGGATTTCCGAGGCACCGCCGGAACGGTAACCGTCGCAAGCGGCATCGCCGCCGGAGCAATTAACTTCAATACCGCTGGCTACACCCTCTCAGGCGCGGATATCACTCTCGGTCGCGCTTCAGGCACTGGAAACGTCACCGTTCTAAATTACGCCGCAGGCACCGGCACAAACACGGTTTCGTCCAATATCATTCTGGATGACGTCGGCACCGCCGGCACCGCCGCCAACTACACGTTCAACAACTCAGGAACAGGAGCGCTCACGCTAAACGGCAATCTCACTCTCAATTATTCTTCCGGCACTCCCGCTGGAAACAAGGTTGTAGTTTTTCAAACGGGTAATTCCGGAGCCAGCATTACCTTGAATGGCAATATAGCCCAAGGCGCGAACGGCGGAGCCTCCTCTCTCTGGAATGTGACCTATGGTCAAGGCGGCAGCTCTCAGTCGAATGCTCAGGCGATCAACGGAACCTTCTACGTTAACGGTAATAATACCTATGGTCGCGGCACCACGATCAACGGCGGCACTGTCATCGCCACCAACAACAACGCATTCGGATCCGGCACGATCACCTTTGGCAGTTCAGGTGCGCGCGGCGACATGAAACTGCTCACCGACGGCGACCTCACAATCACCAACGCGATATCGGTTTCGGGAGCCTCCACCTCACAAACTTATATCGGTGGCAATACCGCTCATGACACCACCTTCTCCGGTGCCATCAATTTGAACGCTTTTGGAACAAACGGAACACCCGGCGTCATCAGCACACCCGACCCGATTCTGACCGCAGCCACCGGCGGCCGGGTCAACTTTTCCGGAGCGCTCAATGCAACTTCGGGCATTCCTCGCGGCATCGTCAAAAAAGGTGCGGGCATCGTCGCACTGAGCAATGCGACCGGCAATGCCTACAAGGGTTATACTAAAGTAGATGAAGGCACCCTACTCCTGATGAATACTAGCGGCTCGGCGACAGGTGACGCATCACAGCTCGCGCCGGGAACGGCTGCAGTAATTGTTGCCGGCGGAGCTCAACTTGGCGGCACCGGCTTCTCCACCACGTTAGTCAGCGCCACGGCGGCTAATAGCGTATTCACTCCTGGTGACATGACCAAAGCCGGTGTCAGCTCCATCGGAACTCTGAATCTCACCGGCGGCCTGACCGCTGCCAACGGTGCAACCTTCAATTTCGACGTTAATGGCGCCAGCGTTGACGCCGTTAACTTCGGCACGGGCGCCGTATCCATGGGAGGCACCGCCACCTTCAATTTCACCAGCCTTGGTTCCGTGCTTACCGGCACCGACTACAGCCTATTCCTTGGCTCCGGCGATTGGACCTCCATCAGTTCGACGTTCATATTTAATGGTCCGGCTGGTTTCACGGTATCGTCAAATAACTTCGATGCGGCCAACCACATCCTAACCGTGCAGTTCTCCGCCATCCCCGAGCCCTCGACCTACGCCATCTTCGCCGGGGCTTCCTGCCTCTTGTTGGTTGTGGGCCGCCGCAACCGCCGCTCGGCCTAA
- a CDS encoding glycoside hydrolase family 5 protein codes for MKPLLLRHLATIAAVLLSLSGASAHAQTPATSLLKNSNLEADANADQWPDGWPKLKTGGAWLNENGNHFIRLSATEPGKLTSFYLEVPIPAGTPALEITWRWRLNEVKPGDKPWFDARFMMEFLDSSRAKVSPSPNPPYGKGTSKGWVEKKTSFLVPTGATTLKFMPSLFQVASGTMDIDDISIHVTDTAALEAAAKLRAEEAAFRYVAPETDNKAKWPKEIHVQGNRLVDPSGKEVWLQGLNAGGLETLPADMQVLKSTVVGIDEWKSNAVRLPMNETFWFGRSPLQKDGGKAYREKIDQIVTLTANRGAYLILDLHRFRAPKAEHVEFWKDAAERYKNHPAVLFDLFNEPHGISWKIWRDGGFVGEKKGTDESAFLSEEEKKKNQGFESVGMQALIDAVRSTGAKNIVIAGGLGWAGDLSGVADGYELKDPDGNGIMYSWHQYNWHKGWAKTVLPVAAKHPIFVGEVGADTNKMDFIPHDIQESPYTWVPDMLGFIQLHRLNWTAWCFHPKATPVMISDWKYTPTPFWGVFAKDALAGKQFEMKRMR; via the coding sequence ATGAAACCGCTCCTGCTCCGTCATCTGGCCACAATCGCCGCCGTCCTGCTCTCTCTGTCCGGTGCATCAGCGCATGCGCAAACTCCCGCCACATCCTTGCTCAAAAACTCCAACTTGGAGGCCGATGCCAATGCAGACCAGTGGCCCGATGGTTGGCCGAAACTCAAGACCGGTGGCGCGTGGCTCAACGAAAACGGCAATCACTTCATCCGACTCTCCGCCACCGAGCCCGGCAAGCTCACCAGCTTTTACTTGGAGGTGCCCATTCCCGCCGGCACTCCGGCCCTTGAGATCACCTGGCGCTGGCGTCTCAACGAAGTAAAACCCGGCGACAAACCGTGGTTCGACGCCCGCTTCATGATGGAGTTTCTCGACTCCAGCCGCGCCAAGGTCAGCCCTTCGCCCAACCCGCCCTACGGCAAAGGCACTAGCAAGGGCTGGGTCGAAAAGAAAACCTCCTTCCTCGTTCCCACCGGTGCGACGACCCTGAAGTTCATGCCGTCCCTCTTCCAAGTCGCCTCCGGCACGATGGACATCGACGACATCTCGATCCACGTCACCGACACCGCCGCGCTCGAGGCCGCCGCCAAACTCCGCGCCGAGGAAGCCGCCTTCCGTTACGTTGCTCCCGAAACCGACAACAAGGCCAAGTGGCCCAAGGAAATTCATGTGCAGGGCAACCGCCTCGTCGATCCCTCCGGCAAAGAAGTCTGGTTGCAGGGGCTCAACGCCGGCGGACTCGAAACGCTCCCCGCCGACATGCAGGTTCTCAAGTCCACTGTCGTCGGTATCGACGAATGGAAGTCCAATGCCGTGCGCCTTCCGATGAATGAGACTTTCTGGTTCGGTCGCAGCCCGCTGCAAAAAGACGGCGGAAAAGCCTACCGCGAAAAGATCGACCAGATCGTCACCCTCACCGCCAACCGCGGCGCCTACCTCATCCTTGATCTCCACCGGTTCCGCGCACCCAAGGCCGAGCATGTCGAGTTCTGGAAGGACGCCGCCGAGCGCTACAAAAACCACCCCGCCGTCCTCTTCGATCTCTTCAACGAACCCCACGGCATCTCGTGGAAAATCTGGCGCGACGGCGGTTTCGTCGGCGAAAAGAAAGGCACCGATGAATCCGCCTTCCTTTCCGAAGAGGAAAAGAAAAAGAACCAGGGCTTCGAATCCGTAGGCATGCAGGCGCTCATCGACGCCGTCCGCTCCACCGGCGCCAAAAACATCGTGATCGCCGGCGGCCTGGGCTGGGCGGGCGACCTCTCCGGCGTCGCCGATGGTTACGAACTCAAAGACCCGGACGGCAACGGAATCATGTATTCCTGGCACCAATACAACTGGCACAAGGGCTGGGCCAAGACCGTCCTTCCCGTCGCCGCAAAACATCCGATCTTCGTCGGCGAGGTCGGTGCCGACACCAACAAGATGGATTTCATCCCGCACGACATCCAGGAGTCTCCTTACACGTGGGTTCCCGACATGCTCGGCTTCATCCAGCTGCACCGCCTCAACTGGACCGCCTGGTGTTTCCACCCCAAGGCCACTCCGGTCATGATCTCCGACTGGAAATACACGCCCACCCCGTTCTGGGGCGTTTTTGCCAAAGACGCCCTCGCAGGAAAACAGTTCGAGATGAAACGCATGCGCTGA